One stretch of Streptomyces sp. MMBL 11-1 DNA includes these proteins:
- a CDS encoding ATP-binding protein → MIGVIDTEGDCAEWAFPAEPGSVRSARHAVRGALGTWGLDAAVGDLAVLLVSELVTNSLRYASGPIGVRLVQSHADGDLPHPGGRPPLAHRRIPLADRPATVPVLLVEVSDPLPDPPTARSAGPDDEGGRGLQLVACSARRWGTRRGKSGKTVWFELALPG, encoded by the coding sequence GTGATCGGTGTGATCGATACCGAAGGCGACTGCGCCGAGTGGGCCTTCCCCGCCGAACCCGGTTCCGTGCGGAGCGCCCGGCACGCCGTCCGGGGAGCGCTGGGCACCTGGGGTCTCGACGCCGCGGTGGGCGACCTGGCGGTCCTGCTCGTCAGCGAGCTGGTGACCAACTCCCTCCGCTACGCCTCCGGGCCCATCGGCGTACGCCTGGTCCAGTCGCACGCGGACGGGGACCTTCCGCACCCCGGTGGACGTCCTCCGCTCGCCCATCGGAGAATTCCGCTCGCCGACCGCCCTGCCACCGTCCCGGTGCTGCTGGTGGAAGTCTCCGATCCGCTTCCGGATCCACCCACCGCACGCAGTGCGGGTCCCGACGACGAAGGCGGCCGGGGACTCCAGCTCGTGGCCTGTTCCGCGCGCCGCTGGGGGACCCGTCGGGGAAAGAGTGGCAAGACGGTGTGGTTCGAGCTGGCTCTCCCTGGTTAG
- a CDS encoding SpoIIE family protein phosphatase, which translates to MWQSSPPGSIYDYIRVASFSIGPDGLIEQWSSRAAGLFGMSSTEAIGRDPVEAFMPAELRSDGHRRVGEILDGKEWTGLVPFRMPGEGGAHGVAEVYVMPSLTGRGERAALCIVVDVRALRRIETDLAASQAIFGQSPFGFVLFGTDFAVVRANQRFATVFGGAAEDHRGRTVEDYLPRAEADRLSATLKRVLETGESVTDLQLVGTAPGGTERRHWSMNLYRVHSGAGRPVGIAGLATDVTRRHIAAREAASARRNLALLNEASARIGNSLDLETTARELLDVAVPGFCDLAAVDLYQGLLTGEEAAPGSWAPAHRESAGGSAELRRVAHASAVADALHTAVAGSGPPGPDDLPPALGSVHRFAFGSPCAVALRSGRVEDVPGDEMGFVQSTLAVPMVAHDTVVGLVQFSRTKGSEPFGERDRALATELAARAAVCIDNARLYRREHERALILQRSLLPPGDPEAAGLDIACRYLPGNTATEVGGDWFDVIELPGHRTALVVGDVMGRGLRAAVAMGELRTAVRTLALLDLEPAEVLSALDEVARGLGSPGGGERSEGLGGSGGAQWPSRAAQKSREADLSEVYLATCVYAVYDPVTRRCTFANAGHLPPAVVEPGRPARLIDVPPGMPLGVGGEPFEEVEVELAENALLTLYTDGLVESRDQPLDEGLDALRAVLTGPQMELEGACDHVLSTLDTRHGEDDIALLMARIQGLPGEAVGDWTLPREPRSVGRARELARSQLVAWDLDDLVDTTELLVSELVTNALRYGEGEIRLRLLRDRTLVCEVWDAGLVQPRRRRARDTDEGGRGLQLVGLLSAAWGSRRTPRGKTVWFELALPDGAPAAELSVEQLLSMY; encoded by the coding sequence GTGTGGCAGAGCAGTCCGCCCGGCTCGATCTATGACTACATCAGGGTCGCCTCCTTCTCGATCGGCCCCGACGGTCTGATCGAGCAGTGGAGCAGCCGGGCCGCCGGTCTGTTCGGCATGTCCTCGACCGAGGCGATCGGCCGTGACCCGGTGGAGGCCTTCATGCCCGCCGAGCTGCGCTCGGACGGTCATCGGCGGGTCGGCGAGATCCTCGACGGCAAGGAGTGGACGGGCCTCGTCCCGTTCCGGATGCCGGGCGAGGGCGGGGCGCACGGCGTCGCCGAGGTCTATGTGATGCCGAGTCTGACGGGCCGGGGGGAGCGGGCCGCCCTCTGTATCGTCGTGGACGTCCGGGCCCTGCGGCGCATCGAGACGGACCTCGCCGCCTCCCAGGCCATATTCGGCCAATCTCCTTTCGGCTTCGTTCTGTTCGGCACGGACTTCGCCGTCGTTCGGGCCAACCAGCGCTTCGCCACGGTCTTCGGCGGCGCGGCCGAGGACCACCGGGGCCGCACGGTGGAGGACTATCTGCCGCGGGCCGAGGCCGACCGGCTGTCCGCCACTCTGAAACGGGTCCTGGAGACCGGGGAGTCGGTCACCGACCTCCAGCTCGTCGGCACCGCACCCGGCGGCACCGAGCGCCGCCACTGGTCCATGAACCTCTACCGCGTGCACAGCGGGGCCGGCCGCCCCGTCGGCATCGCCGGCCTCGCCACCGACGTCACCCGCCGCCACATCGCCGCCCGCGAGGCCGCCAGCGCCCGCCGCAACCTCGCCCTCCTCAACGAGGCCAGCGCCCGCATCGGCAATTCCCTGGACCTGGAGACCACCGCCCGCGAGCTCCTCGACGTGGCCGTCCCCGGCTTCTGCGACCTCGCCGCCGTCGACCTCTACCAGGGACTGCTCACCGGCGAGGAGGCCGCTCCCGGCAGTTGGGCGCCCGCCCACCGCGAGTCCGCCGGAGGCTCGGCGGAGCTGCGCCGGGTGGCCCACGCCAGCGCGGTCGCCGACGCCCTGCACACCGCCGTGGCGGGCAGCGGCCCCCCGGGCCCGGACGACCTGCCGCCCGCGCTCGGCTCCGTCCACCGCTTCGCCTTCGGCTCGCCCTGCGCCGTCGCGCTGCGCTCCGGCCGGGTCGAGGACGTCCCCGGCGACGAGATGGGCTTCGTGCAGTCGACGCTCGCCGTGCCCATGGTCGCGCACGACACCGTCGTCGGCCTCGTCCAGTTCTCCCGTACGAAGGGCAGCGAGCCGTTCGGGGAACGCGACCGGGCGCTCGCCACCGAACTGGCGGCCCGCGCCGCCGTCTGCATCGACAACGCCCGCCTCTACCGCCGCGAGCACGAACGCGCCCTCATCCTCCAGCGCAGCCTCCTGCCCCCCGGCGACCCGGAGGCCGCCGGCCTCGACATCGCCTGCCGCTATCTGCCGGGCAACACCGCCACCGAGGTCGGCGGCGACTGGTTCGACGTGATCGAGCTGCCCGGCCACCGCACCGCCCTCGTCGTCGGCGACGTCATGGGCCGCGGCCTGCGCGCCGCCGTCGCCATGGGCGAACTGCGCACCGCCGTGCGGACCCTGGCCCTCCTCGACCTGGAGCCGGCCGAAGTGCTCTCCGCCCTGGACGAGGTGGCCCGCGGCCTCGGCTCCCCGGGCGGCGGCGAGCGCAGCGAGGGCCTCGGCGGCAGCGGGGGAGCGCAGTGGCCCTCCCGCGCCGCGCAGAAGTCCCGCGAGGCGGACCTCTCCGAGGTGTATCTCGCGACCTGCGTGTACGCGGTCTACGACCCGGTCACCCGGCGCTGCACGTTCGCCAACGCCGGGCACCTCCCTCCGGCCGTCGTCGAGCCCGGCCGGCCCGCCCGGCTCATCGACGTACCGCCGGGCATGCCGCTGGGCGTCGGTGGCGAGCCGTTCGAGGAGGTCGAGGTCGAGCTGGCCGAGAACGCCCTGCTCACCCTCTACACCGACGGCCTCGTCGAATCCCGCGACCAGCCGCTGGACGAGGGCCTGGACGCGCTGCGGGCCGTCCTCACCGGCCCGCAGATGGAGCTGGAGGGGGCCTGCGACCACGTGCTGAGCACGCTCGACACCCGGCACGGCGAGGACGACATCGCCCTGCTGATGGCCCGCATCCAGGGGCTCCCCGGGGAGGCGGTCGGGGACTGGACGCTGCCGCGCGAACCCCGCTCCGTGGGGCGCGCCCGTGAGCTGGCCCGCTCACAGCTGGTCGCCTGGGACCTCGACGACCTGGTCGACACCACCGAACTCCTCGTCAGCGAACTGGTCACCAACGCCCTGCGCTACGGCGAGGGCGAGATCCGGCTCCGGCTGCTGCGCGACCGCACCCTGGTCTGCGAGGTGTGGGACGCCGGCCTCGTCCAGCCGCGCCGCCGCCGCGCCCGCGACACGGACGAGGGGGGCCGCGGCCTCCAGCTGGTCGGCCTGCTCAGCGCCGCCTGGGGCTCGCGCCGCACCCCGCGCGGCAAGACCGTGTGGTTCGAACTGGCCCTGCCGGACGGGGCTCCGGCCGCCGAGCTCTCCGTGGAGCAGCTGCTGAGCATGTACTGA
- a CDS encoding PspA/IM30 family protein codes for MSKQTVLGRVTQLAKANINALIDQAEDPQKMLDQLIRDYTNNIAEAEQAVAATIGNLRLMEQDHKEDVEAAAEWGGKALAASRKADELRGAGSVAEADKFDNLAKVALGRQLRSEQEAKTAGPTIASQSEVVDKLKSGLDQMKAKLSQLKAKRDELVARSKSAQAQNRMMDAVKTIDVLDPTSELSRFEDKVRREEAKALGKQELAASSLDAQFEELDSLGDSAEVEARLAALKTGA; via the coding sequence ATGTCCAAGCAGACCGTCCTCGGCCGCGTCACCCAGCTCGCGAAGGCCAACATCAACGCCCTGATCGATCAGGCCGAGGACCCGCAGAAGATGCTGGACCAGCTGATCCGGGACTACACGAACAACATCGCGGAGGCCGAACAGGCGGTCGCGGCCACCATCGGCAACCTCCGGCTGATGGAGCAGGACCACAAGGAGGACGTCGAGGCGGCGGCCGAGTGGGGCGGCAAGGCGCTGGCCGCCAGCCGGAAGGCCGATGAGCTGCGCGGGGCGGGGTCGGTCGCGGAGGCCGACAAGTTCGACAACCTGGCGAAGGTCGCGCTGGGCCGCCAGCTCCGGTCCGAGCAGGAGGCGAAGACGGCCGGGCCCACGATCGCCTCGCAGAGCGAGGTCGTGGACAAGCTGAAGTCGGGGCTCGACCAGATGAAGGCCAAGCTCTCCCAGCTGAAGGCCAAGCGTGACGAGCTGGTGGCCCGTTCGAAGTCCGCGCAGGCGCAGAACCGGATGATGGACGCCGTGAAGACCATCGACGTCCTCGACCCGACGAGCGAGCTGAGCCGCTTCGAGGACAAGGTGCGGCGCGAGGAGGCGAAGGCGCTGGGCAAGCAGGAGCTGGCGGCCTCCTCGCTGGACGCCCAGTTCGAGGAGCTGGACAGCCTGGGAGACAGCGCGGAGGTGGAGGCCCGGCTGGCTGCCCTGAAGACGGGCGCGTGA
- a CDS encoding TPM domain-containing protein, translating to MRVGRALAGLLAVLAAVCWLVLPAAATARADDPVELSREGQVTDRVGALGDRAGQVEDALDRLYDDERLQLFVVYVRDFSGRSGQTWSDETADRNGLGQDDVLLSVATHDRQYAYSVDAGSPLTDEQLREVAGTAIEPALRENDWAGAAIGAADGYGSVLAGRPVTAPAITPGPADPGTDGSGSTGARDIILPVVVVAGVGAVGAYAYARRRRRTTTRTTPAATGWGRGAGAGGAPEPLPELDGRAKEALVDTDDAVRTSEEELGFATAQFGEEAAKPFTEAVARAKDELTRSFRLRQQLDDAFPEDDAARRLMLEEILRRCATANEGLDTVSEDFDRLRALERTAPEALATVDARRRALAGRVAAAESGVAGLRERYGEGAAAPVAADVEQAKDRLAFAAPAVEQARTAVEDGENSRAAVYIRGAEGAVGQAGTLLDSVDRRAAELGEAARKLPAAVTETETDLADAGGLLEGAAEGASTAGLRGRIARAEAVLTDVRAATAAGPYDPIDALRRVEEADAALDEALAGARDQERGEAKARSLLDQAMLTARSAIGAAADYITTHRGAVGSQARTRLTEAQRRWERARELTATDARGALAEVRQADALAGQAMSLAEQDVRGFGSPRGPGSPQGGGMGGAVLGGIILGGLFGGGRGGGMGGGFGGGFGGGRSGGFGGGPGSFGGGGTRGRRGGGGRF from the coding sequence CTGCGCGTCGGCCGCGCTCTCGCCGGCCTCCTCGCCGTGCTGGCCGCCGTGTGCTGGCTGGTGCTCCCCGCCGCCGCGACCGCCCGTGCCGACGACCCCGTCGAGCTGTCCCGGGAGGGGCAGGTCACCGACCGGGTGGGGGCTCTGGGCGACCGGGCGGGGCAGGTGGAGGACGCGCTCGACCGGTTGTACGACGACGAGCGCCTCCAGCTCTTCGTGGTGTACGTACGTGATTTCTCCGGCCGGTCCGGACAGACGTGGAGCGACGAGACCGCCGACCGCAACGGCCTGGGCCAGGACGACGTGCTGCTCTCCGTCGCCACCCACGACCGCCAGTACGCCTACTCCGTCGACGCCGGGTCCCCGCTGACCGACGAGCAGCTGCGGGAGGTGGCGGGCACCGCGATCGAACCCGCGCTGCGGGAGAACGACTGGGCCGGGGCCGCGATCGGCGCTGCCGACGGCTACGGCTCCGTACTGGCCGGACGTCCGGTGACCGCCCCCGCCATCACCCCGGGGCCCGCCGACCCCGGTACGGACGGCTCCGGCTCCACCGGCGCCCGCGACATCATCCTGCCGGTGGTCGTCGTGGCGGGCGTGGGCGCGGTCGGCGCCTACGCGTACGCCCGGCGCAGACGGCGTACGACCACCCGCACCACCCCGGCGGCCACCGGCTGGGGCCGGGGCGCGGGGGCGGGCGGTGCGCCGGAGCCGCTGCCGGAGCTGGACGGGCGGGCCAAGGAGGCGCTGGTGGACACCGACGACGCGGTACGCACCAGCGAGGAGGAACTCGGTTTCGCCACCGCCCAGTTCGGCGAGGAGGCGGCGAAGCCCTTCACCGAGGCGGTAGCGCGGGCGAAGGACGAGCTGACGCGGTCGTTCCGGTTGCGTCAGCAGCTCGACGACGCCTTCCCCGAGGACGACGCGGCCCGCCGCCTGATGCTGGAGGAGATCCTGCGCCGGTGCGCGACCGCGAACGAAGGCCTGGACACCGTCTCCGAGGACTTCGACCGGCTGCGGGCCCTGGAACGTACCGCGCCGGAGGCCCTGGCCACCGTGGACGCCAGGCGCCGCGCCCTCGCCGGGCGGGTCGCGGCGGCCGAGTCGGGCGTCGCCGGGCTGCGCGAACGGTACGGGGAGGGCGCCGCCGCGCCCGTGGCGGCCGACGTCGAGCAGGCGAAGGACCGGCTGGCCTTCGCGGCCCCGGCCGTGGAGCAGGCCCGTACGGCGGTCGAGGACGGCGAGAACTCCCGGGCCGCGGTCTACATCCGGGGAGCCGAGGGCGCGGTGGGCCAGGCGGGCACGCTGCTGGACTCGGTGGACCGGCGGGCGGCGGAGCTGGGCGAGGCCGCGCGGAAGCTGCCCGCCGCGGTGACCGAGACGGAGACCGACCTCGCGGACGCGGGCGGGCTGCTCGAAGGGGCCGCCGAGGGAGCGTCGACCGCCGGTCTGCGCGGCCGGATCGCCCGCGCCGAAGCCGTGCTCACCGATGTGCGGGCCGCCACGGCCGCCGGACCGTACGACCCGATCGACGCGCTGCGCCGGGTGGAGGAGGCGGACGCGGCCCTGGACGAGGCGCTGGCGGGGGCCCGGGACCAGGAGCGGGGCGAGGCGAAGGCCCGGTCCCTCCTCGATCAGGCGATGCTCACCGCCCGGTCCGCGATCGGGGCGGCGGCCGACTACATCACGACCCACCGGGGTGCGGTCGGCAGCCAGGCCCGTACCCGGCTCACGGAGGCACAGCGGCGGTGGGAGCGGGCCCGGGAGCTGACGGCCACGGACGCGCGGGGGGCACTGGCCGAGGTGCGGCAGGCGGACGCGCTGGCCGGGCAGGCGATGAGCCTGGCCGAGCAGGACGTCCGCGGCTTCGGCTCCCCGCGGGGGCCCGGCTCCCCGCAGGGCGGCGGCATGGGCGGGGCGGTGCTCGGCGGCATCATCCTCGGCGGGCTGTTCGGCGGCGGCCGGGGCGGGGGCATGGGCGGCGGCTTCGGCGGCGGGTTCGGCGGCGGCCGGTCCGGCGGCTTCGGCGGCGGGCCCGGCAGCTTCGGAGGGGGCGGGACACGGGGCCGCCGGGGCGGTGGCGGCCGCTTCTGA
- a CDS encoding glycosyltransferase has product MTGLQLSVVVPCFDEAEVIESFHAALLGVLDSLGDSFEICYVDDGSRDRTRPLLSAIAARDPRIHYTAFSRNFGKEAAMLAGLRMSRGAAVVIMDADLQHPPELIPRMLELHRHGYDQVIPRRDRAGEGMLRSTLSHTYYALVRRCMDVELIDGSGDFRLLSRRAVESVLSLPESNRFSKGIFSWIGFDTVTFRYRNSERVAGRSKWGSKRLLNYGIDGLLSFNNRPLRLAIYTGFWVFVSALVYALWTVVGVVLHGADTPGYATLLTAVVALSGIQLVTLGVIGEYVGRIYHEAKHRPPYVVRETDATRRALPAGPPSRPRLTGGPGERATPPAPAAMAEAPAPAPATGAPGRSRTARQFGSFVLIGCVNTAVYLGIYASLNRWIPYLTAHVVGYAVSIVCSFLLNSYVTCRTRPTWHGFVRYPLSSLVNLVASGALLYGAVSGLGMDKNLAALAAGVLVTPVSFLLARWAITSGRSRAATAVPQAGPQAGRPVPGPLPTRSSQEG; this is encoded by the coding sequence GTGACTGGCCTTCAGCTGTCGGTCGTCGTGCCGTGCTTCGACGAGGCCGAGGTCATCGAGTCCTTCCACGCCGCCCTGCTCGGCGTCCTGGACTCCCTCGGGGACAGCTTCGAGATCTGCTACGTCGACGACGGCAGCCGGGACCGCACCCGCCCGCTGCTCAGCGCCATCGCCGCCCGTGACCCGCGCATCCACTACACCGCCTTCAGCCGCAACTTCGGCAAGGAGGCCGCCATGCTCGCCGGCCTCCGCATGTCGCGCGGGGCGGCCGTGGTGATCATGGACGCCGACCTCCAGCACCCGCCCGAGCTGATCCCCCGCATGCTGGAACTGCACCGGCACGGCTACGACCAGGTCATCCCGCGCCGCGACCGCGCGGGCGAGGGCATGCTCCGCAGCACCCTCAGCCACACCTACTACGCGCTCGTCCGCCGCTGCATGGACGTGGAGCTCATCGACGGCTCGGGCGACTTCCGGCTGCTGTCGAGGCGAGCGGTGGAGAGCGTGCTGTCCCTTCCCGAGAGCAACCGCTTCTCCAAGGGGATCTTCTCCTGGATCGGCTTCGACACGGTCACCTTCCGCTACCGCAACAGCGAGCGGGTGGCGGGCCGGTCGAAATGGGGCAGCAAGCGGCTGCTGAACTACGGCATCGACGGACTGCTCTCCTTCAACAACCGGCCGCTCCGCCTCGCGATCTACACCGGCTTCTGGGTCTTCGTCTCGGCCCTGGTCTACGCCCTGTGGACGGTCGTGGGCGTCGTCCTGCACGGCGCGGACACCCCCGGTTACGCCACCCTCCTCACCGCCGTCGTCGCCCTCAGCGGCATCCAGCTGGTGACGCTCGGGGTCATCGGCGAGTACGTGGGCCGCATCTACCACGAGGCGAAACACCGCCCGCCCTACGTCGTGCGGGAGACCGACGCGACCCGGCGGGCGCTGCCGGCCGGCCCGCCGTCGCGCCCGCGACTCACGGGAGGCCCGGGCGAACGCGCCACGCCCCCCGCCCCGGCCGCCATGGCCGAAGCCCCCGCCCCGGCCCCCGCGACCGGCGCCCCCGGCCGGTCCCGTACCGCCCGCCAGTTCGGCAGCTTCGTCCTCATCGGCTGCGTGAACACCGCCGTCTACCTCGGGATCTACGCCTCGCTGAACCGCTGGATCCCGTACCTGACCGCGCACGTCGTCGGCTACGCGGTCAGCATCGTGTGCTCGTTCCTGCTCAACTCCTACGTCACCTGCCGGACGCGGCCGACCTGGCACGGGTTCGTCCGCTATCCCCTCTCCAGCCTGGTCAACCTGGTGGCGTCCGGAGCGCTGCTCTACGGGGCGGTCAGCGGCCTCGGGATGGACAAGAACCTCGCCGCGCTGGCGGCGGGCGTCCTCGTCACCCCGGTCTCGTTCCTGCTGGCCCGGTGGGCGATCACCTCGGGCCGGTCCAGGGCCGCCACGGCGGTGCCGCAGGCCGGACCGCAGGCCGGCCGTCCGGTGCCCGGACCGCTGCCCACCCGCTCGTCCCAGGAGGGGTGA
- a CDS encoding DUF6056 family protein: protein MSDDVPVTAAPEKPRRGEETSDPAAGRPSDRPWTALWVSALALPPLALLAAASWFGRWVRPGADDWCFLPAVRDDGVMGLVGKFYFDDNGRVANALLVGAYAKFQVAGHQWYPLISGALVLAVLWAVAVLALRRARLRTPRGLPLLLAALSTALFLFVTPNTYKTFYWPAASVSHTLPPVLACAALIPFLLARSRRGRVLALAVAALMGAFLATLSEETAIVVVVVLLTALLLSGRVVPAPDRGFVRRWCAAGIAGTAAGAVVLITSPGSTRRRDRFGAETTSLLAPDSLTASLRAFAEIAVTVATTWQYVGAVAAGVLLGLLCRRADGTPPRPPAHVPLLIAAGVLALLVSGYLCTVIAYPVFGDRVSDPGANRLWNDYLLLYVILLVGAGALLGMALRRHPRRTAPAKAVCAALCVLVCVGPAVALTNLETAMRARAEKWDAQDRRLREGAEAGKRVLPYERLVISNMLEPFSQGGRSYWPGGCVADLYGLDRVTDGTRDAP, encoded by the coding sequence ATGTCCGACGACGTTCCCGTGACCGCCGCCCCGGAGAAGCCGCGGAGGGGCGAGGAGACGTCGGACCCGGCTGCCGGGCGCCCCTCGGACCGACCCTGGACCGCCCTCTGGGTGAGCGCCCTCGCGCTCCCGCCGCTCGCCCTGCTCGCCGCCGCGTCCTGGTTCGGGCGGTGGGTGCGGCCCGGCGCGGACGACTGGTGCTTCCTGCCCGCCGTACGGGACGACGGCGTCATGGGCCTCGTGGGGAAGTTCTACTTCGACGACAACGGGCGGGTCGCCAACGCCCTCCTGGTCGGCGCGTACGCGAAGTTCCAGGTCGCGGGACACCAGTGGTACCCCCTGATCAGCGGGGCCCTGGTGCTCGCGGTCCTCTGGGCGGTGGCCGTCCTGGCCCTGCGCCGGGCCCGGCTGCGCACCCCGCGCGGCCTGCCGCTCCTGCTCGCGGCCCTGAGCACCGCGCTCTTCCTGTTCGTCACGCCGAACACGTACAAGACGTTCTACTGGCCCGCGGCGTCCGTCTCGCACACCCTGCCGCCCGTCCTGGCCTGCGCCGCGCTGATCCCGTTCCTGCTCGCCCGCTCCCGCCGGGGGCGGGTCCTCGCGCTCGCCGTCGCGGCGCTCATGGGCGCCTTCCTCGCCACGCTGTCCGAGGAGACGGCGATCGTCGTCGTGGTGGTGCTCCTGACCGCGCTCCTGCTCTCCGGCCGGGTCGTCCCCGCCCCCGACCGGGGGTTCGTCCGGCGCTGGTGCGCGGCGGGCATCGCCGGGACGGCGGCCGGGGCCGTCGTCCTCATCACCTCACCCGGCTCCACGCGCCGCAGGGACCGGTTCGGCGCGGAGACCACCTCCCTGCTCGCCCCCGACTCCCTCACCGCGTCGCTGCGCGCGTTCGCCGAGATCGCCGTCACCGTGGCCACGACCTGGCAGTACGTCGGCGCGGTCGCCGCAGGCGTCCTGCTGGGGCTGCTGTGCCGACGGGCGGACGGGACACCGCCCCGCCCGCCCGCCCACGTGCCCCTGCTCATCGCCGCCGGAGTGCTCGCGCTCCTCGTCTCCGGCTACCTCTGCACGGTCATCGCCTATCCGGTGTTCGGCGACCGGGTGAGCGACCCGGGCGCCAACCGGCTGTGGAACGACTACCTCCTGCTGTACGTGATCCTGCTCGTCGGCGCGGGTGCCCTGCTGGGCATGGCCCTGCGCCGGCACCCCCGCCGCACCGCCCCGGCGAAGGCCGTGTGCGCCGCGCTCTGCGTCCTGGTGTGCGTCGGCCCGGCCGTGGCGCTGACCAACCTGGAGACCGCGATGCGGGCCCGGGCCGAGAAGTGGGACGCCCAGGACCGCCGGCTCCGCGAGGGGGCGGAGGCCGGGAAGCGGGTCCTGCCGTACGAGCGCCTGGTGATCAGCAACATGCTGGAGCCGTTCAGCCAGGGCGGACGCTCGTACTGGCCCGGAGGCTGCGTCGCCGACCTCTACGGGCTCGACCGGGTCACGGACGGGACCAGGGACGCCCCGTGA
- a CDS encoding tyrosinase family protein: protein MTVRKNQANLTAPEKKAFVDAVLEVKRTGVYDTFVQTHLTRFSIDMNSGVYVGHFGPSFLPWHRKFLIDFENELQKVDASVSIPYWDWTADNTVGSSLWAPDFLGGTGRVLDDQVMDGPFAYSGGNWTISVSVDSRPFLARRLAYRVPTLPPRSEVDAALAMPTYDSPPFRDGSAGFRSTLEGTAGYMSMHNRVHTWVWGHMETSVSPNDPVFWLHHSFVDKLWADWHALHPTSAEYLPAGGTVDVIDLNETMPPWPNTTPQDMLDHTQFYTYA, encoded by the coding sequence ATGACCGTACGGAAGAACCAGGCGAACCTCACGGCCCCCGAGAAGAAGGCCTTTGTCGACGCGGTACTGGAGGTCAAACGCACGGGGGTGTACGACACATTCGTGCAGACCCACCTCACGCGGTTCTCGATAGACATGAACTCCGGCGTGTACGTGGGCCACTTCGGGCCGTCGTTCCTGCCCTGGCACCGCAAGTTCCTCATCGATTTCGAGAACGAACTGCAGAAGGTCGACGCCTCGGTCTCGATTCCCTACTGGGACTGGACCGCCGACAACACCGTCGGCTCCTCGCTCTGGGCCCCGGACTTCCTCGGGGGCACCGGACGCGTCCTGGACGATCAGGTGATGGACGGCCCCTTCGCGTATTCCGGCGGGAACTGGACGATCAGCGTCTCGGTCGACAGCCGCCCCTTCCTCGCACGCCGGCTCGCCTACCGCGTTCCCACGCTCCCGCCCCGGTCCGAGGTCGACGCGGCCCTCGCCATGCCCACCTACGATTCTCCGCCCTTCCGCGACGGCTCGGCCGGCTTCCGCTCCACCCTGGAGGGCACCGCGGGGTACATGAGCATGCACAACCGGGTGCACACCTGGGTCTGGGGCCACATGGAGACGAGCGTCTCCCCGAACGACCCGGTGTTCTGGCTGCACCACTCGTTCGTCGACAAGCTCTGGGCCGACTGGCACGCGCTCCACCCGACGAGCGCCGAGTACCTCCCCGCCGGGGGGACGGTCGATGTGATCGACCTGAACGAGACCATGCCGCCCTGGCCCAACACCACCCCGCAGGACATGCTGGACCACACGCAGTTCTACACGTACGCCTGA
- the melC1 gene encoding apotyrosinase chaperone MelC1, with protein MPKPTRRQALGAVIGVAATGALVGMAAASTETVAAEATSNDRTPGGTGAPGSFDEVFKGRRIQGTPTEAHAHAGHGGHAGHGAYRVLIDGRELPVMQHGKSGWSSTINHYERFATPLEAARTAVISLKGAVIVPFDPTA; from the coding sequence ATGCCCAAACCCACTCGCCGTCAGGCCCTCGGAGCCGTCATCGGCGTCGCCGCAACCGGAGCGCTCGTCGGTATGGCCGCCGCGTCCACGGAGACCGTGGCGGCCGAGGCCACGAGCAACGACCGCACACCCGGCGGGACCGGAGCACCCGGTTCCTTCGATGAGGTCTTCAAGGGCCGCCGTATCCAGGGCACGCCCACCGAGGCCCACGCGCACGCCGGACACGGTGGACACGCCGGACACGGTGCCTACCGCGTGCTGATCGACGGCCGTGAACTGCCCGTCATGCAGCACGGGAAGAGCGGCTGGAGCAGCACGATCAACCACTACGAGCGCTTCGCGACCCCGCTGGAGGCCGCTCGCACGGCGGTCATCTCGCTCAAGGGCGCCGTCATCGTTCCGTTCGACCCCACCGCCTGA